One genomic segment of Parvularcula marina includes these proteins:
- the alr gene encoding alanine racemase, whose amino-acid sequence MTASPLARLTVDLAAMGRNFDALQSHAGDAEVAPVLKADAYGIGSQVRTPVTDYLYTHKNVRTIFVATFAEATSLMLTSGRSGQEITVYALNGYAGEPRRAEWEATPVLSSPAQARAWQESGGGPCGIALDIGMNRLGMSIDEALALPASAGLDPHSITLVVMHLSHAGEPAAKENAAQAELFAKWSGALEAAYPQARFSLSNSGGLMMDLPAAQQVVRPGYALYGGAPDGNPDHALESVASFTAPVIMTREVTPGETAGYGGTWTAKRPSRLATIGAGYADGYMRALSNKGVVWLGGAECPVAGIVSMDLVTIDITDAPAPISPGDRAELFGEHIKLDRLAGLADTIGYELLTAVGNRVERVYTM is encoded by the coding sequence GTGACCGCCTCCCCCCTTGCCCGGCTGACGGTCGATCTGGCCGCCATGGGCCGCAATTTCGATGCCCTCCAGTCCCATGCCGGGGACGCCGAAGTCGCGCCGGTTCTGAAGGCCGATGCTTACGGGATTGGCAGTCAGGTCAGAACGCCAGTTACCGATTATCTTTACACGCACAAAAATGTCCGCACGATCTTTGTCGCGACCTTTGCCGAGGCAACGAGCCTGATGCTGACCAGTGGCCGGTCAGGCCAGGAGATCACGGTCTATGCGCTGAACGGCTATGCCGGGGAGCCGCGCCGCGCCGAATGGGAGGCAACGCCGGTCCTCTCTTCGCCCGCTCAGGCTCGCGCATGGCAGGAAAGCGGCGGGGGCCCTTGCGGCATCGCGCTTGATATCGGGATGAACCGGCTCGGCATGTCGATTGACGAGGCGCTGGCCCTGCCCGCCTCTGCCGGGCTTGATCCGCACAGCATCACGCTGGTCGTCATGCACCTCTCCCATGCGGGCGAGCCGGCGGCGAAGGAGAATGCGGCGCAGGCGGAGCTTTTTGCCAAATGGTCGGGCGCGCTTGAGGCCGCCTATCCGCAGGCGCGGTTCAGTCTTTCGAATTCTGGCGGGCTGATGATGGACCTGCCTGCCGCCCAGCAGGTCGTGCGCCCCGGCTACGCGCTTTATGGTGGCGCGCCGGACGGCAACCCTGACCATGCGCTTGAATCCGTGGCGAGCTTTACCGCCCCCGTCATCATGACCCGCGAGGTTACCCCCGGCGAGACCGCAGGCTATGGCGGCACATGGACGGCGAAACGCCCCTCGCGGCTGGCAACAATCGGCGCAGGCTATGCCGATGGATATATGCGTGCCCTGAGCAATAAGGGCGTCGTCTGGCTCGGCGGTGCAGAATGCCCCGTGGCGGGCATTGTCTCGATGGACCTTGTCACCATCGATATCACCGATGCGCCAGCGCCCATCTCCCCCGGCGACAGGGCGGAGCTTTTCGGCGAGCACATAAAACTCGACCGGCTGGCAGGGCTTGCTGACACCATCGGCTATGAGCTTCTCACCGCCGTCGGTAACCGCGTCGAGCGCGTCTATACGATGTAA
- a CDS encoding HlyC/CorC family transporter — MTLTIILIASLLCFSAFFSGSETALTATSRARMRSLEQKGSAAATSVIKLTEDKERLIGAILLGNNLVNILASALATSLFASLFPGGAGVAIATAVMTILVLVFAEVLPKTAAIAGPESFAMVVSRPMSVLVRIFAPVTAVVQFIVRNTLKAFGLDVSNQPVLSAHEELKGAIDLHHEEGSMEKEARDIIRGALELDDIEVEEIMIHRKNIEMLDIDTDNREIIEAVLQSKHTRIPLYKDEPDNIIGVLHAKDLLRALWANENAPDRIDMQALAMEPYFVPETTTLQEQLDAFKANQQHFALIVDEYGALQGLVTLEDILEEIVGEIEDEYDAPVVGVRKQPDGSVTVDGTVTIRDLNRMMDWRLPDEEAVTIAGLVIHEGRCIPDVGQVFSFFGYRFEVLKKRRNQVTSLKIVPVEA, encoded by the coding sequence ATGACCCTGACCATTATTCTTATCGCTTCGCTGCTCTGTTTCTCCGCCTTCTTCTCCGGCTCGGAGACAGCGCTGACCGCCACCTCCCGCGCACGGATGCGCTCGCTTGAACAAAAGGGCAGCGCAGCTGCAACCTCCGTCATCAAGCTGACCGAAGATAAAGAGCGGCTGATCGGCGCGATCCTTCTCGGCAACAACCTTGTGAACATCCTCGCCTCAGCACTGGCGACCAGCCTTTTTGCGAGCCTCTTCCCCGGCGGGGCTGGCGTGGCGATTGCCACCGCCGTGATGACAATCCTCGTCCTCGTCTTTGCCGAAGTCCTGCCTAAGACGGCCGCCATTGCGGGGCCTGAAAGCTTTGCCATGGTCGTCTCACGGCCAATGAGCGTCCTTGTGCGGATCTTCGCGCCGGTCACCGCCGTCGTGCAGTTCATCGTGCGCAATACGCTCAAAGCCTTCGGGCTTGATGTCTCGAACCAGCCGGTCCTCTCCGCGCATGAGGAACTCAAAGGCGCGATCGACCTTCACCACGAAGAAGGCTCGATGGAGAAGGAAGCCCGCGACATCATCCGCGGTGCGCTCGAACTCGACGATATCGAGGTCGAGGAGATCATGATCCACCGCAAGAATATCGAGATGCTCGATATCGACACGGATAATCGCGAGATTATCGAGGCGGTACTCCAGTCAAAGCACACGCGGATCCCTCTTTATAAGGATGAGCCGGACAACATTATCGGGGTTTTGCACGCCAAAGACCTCCTGCGCGCGCTCTGGGCGAATGAGAATGCGCCCGACCGGATCGACATGCAGGCCCTCGCCATGGAGCCCTATTTCGTGCCGGAGACGACGACGCTTCAGGAACAGCTCGATGCCTTCAAGGCGAACCAGCAGCACTTTGCCCTCATCGTCGATGAATATGGTGCGTTGCAGGGTCTTGTGACGCTCGAGGACATTCTCGAGGAAATCGTCGGCGAGATCGAAGACGAATATGACGCGCCCGTCGTCGGTGTCCGCAAACAGCCCGATGGCTCGGTCACGGTCGACGGCACCGTCACCATTCGCGATCTCAACCGCATGATGGACTGGCGTTTGCCCGATGAGGAAGCCGTCACCATTGCGGGGCTTGTGATCCATGAGGGACGCTGTATCCCTGATGTCGGGCAGGTCTTCTCTTTCTTCGGCTACCGTTTCGAGGTCCTCAAGAAACGCCGGAACCAGGTCACCTCCCTCAAGATCGTACCTGTGGAGGCCTGA
- a CDS encoding fluoride efflux transporter FluC has protein sequence MASLLAVGAGGAIGAMARYAVHRGLSAWHGAEAAWSTLGVNVAGSLALGLAAGLLSNKDSAVALFIMMGICGAFTTFSTFALDIVVLFRDRGIGIAALYMALSVSLSVMAFLLGLLMSRGSLS, from the coding sequence ATGGCTTCTTTACTTGCAGTTGGCGCAGGCGGCGCAATTGGTGCGATGGCGCGCTACGCGGTCCATCGCGGTCTTTCGGCCTGGCATGGCGCGGAGGCGGCGTGGTCGACGCTCGGCGTCAATGTCGCGGGCTCGCTCGCGCTCGGGCTGGCAGCGGGGCTTTTGTCGAACAAGGATAGCGCCGTCGCGCTCTTCATCATGATGGGGATCTGCGGCGCGTTCACGACCTTCTCGACCTTCGCGCTCGATATTGTGGTCTTGTTCCGGGACCGAGGGATCGGGATCGCCGCGCTTTATATGGCGCTGTCGGTATCCTTATCGGTGATGGCGTTCCTTCTCGGGCTCCTGATGTCGCGGGGGTCTCTGTCTTGA
- the aroB gene encoding 3-dehydroquinate synthase, with protein sequence MTLTTVNVALGPRSYDIVIGTGALSATAERLTGIIGKGQPAIIADEKVWGLHKDALLAVTGDVPVITVPSGEASKSFASYERVMEALLAADLGRDGTIIAFGGGVVGDLAGFCAATLKRGCQFVQVPTTLLAQVDSSVGGKTAINSAAGKNLVGAFYQPKLVIIDTDLLKTLPERELKAGYAEVLKYGLLGDEVFFGWLETAYKDILELDPLAVTRAIETSCREKARLVAADEQEASVRALLNLGHTFGHAIEAEAGYGGDVLHGEGVAIGMAMAFRYSTALGRCPGQDTGRVEAHLKSAGMPASLADHPGAKGTAEALLSWMGQDKKNVGGRLKLILARGIGDTYITDDVDPDHLLSFLKQEPGIQPS encoded by the coding sequence ATGACACTGACCACCGTAAATGTCGCGCTGGGGCCTCGCAGCTATGACATCGTCATCGGCACTGGCGCCCTCTCCGCAACGGCGGAGCGACTGACCGGCATCATCGGCAAGGGCCAGCCCGCCATCATCGCCGATGAGAAAGTCTGGGGGCTGCACAAGGACGCGCTGCTCGCCGTCACAGGCGACGTGCCCGTCATCACGGTGCCCTCCGGCGAAGCCTCCAAAAGCTTTGCTTCCTATGAGCGCGTCATGGAGGCGCTGCTGGCAGCGGATCTGGGGCGTGACGGCACGATCATCGCTTTTGGCGGCGGCGTCGTCGGCGACCTTGCGGGGTTCTGCGCGGCAACCCTCAAGCGCGGCTGCCAGTTCGTGCAGGTGCCGACCACCCTTCTGGCCCAAGTCGACAGCTCGGTCGGCGGCAAGACCGCGATCAATTCGGCAGCCGGCAAGAACCTTGTCGGCGCTTTCTACCAACCCAAACTCGTCATCATCGACACGGATCTTCTCAAGACCCTGCCCGAACGGGAGCTGAAGGCCGGATATGCGGAAGTCCTCAAATACGGCCTGCTCGGCGATGAGGTATTCTTCGGCTGGCTGGAAACAGCGTATAAGGACATTCTTGAGCTTGATCCGCTGGCCGTGACCCGCGCGATCGAAACCTCCTGCCGAGAGAAAGCGCGCCTTGTTGCCGCCGATGAGCAGGAAGCGAGCGTCCGTGCGCTCCTTAATCTCGGCCATACGTTCGGCCACGCTATCGAGGCTGAGGCTGGCTATGGCGGTGATGTCCTTCATGGCGAAGGGGTCGCCATCGGCATGGCCATGGCGTTCCGTTATTCGACGGCGCTCGGGCGCTGTCCTGGACAGGATACCGGCCGTGTCGAGGCACATCTGAAATCCGCCGGCATGCCCGCAAGTCTTGCTGATCATCCGGGCGCGAAGGGCACCGCAGAGGCGCTCCTCTCCTGGATGGGGCAAGATAAAAAGAATGTCGGTGGACGCCTCAAACTTATCCTCGCCCGCGGCATAGGCGATACCTACATCACCGACGACGTTGACCCCGACCATCTCCTTTCCTTCCTCAAGCAAGAGCCCGGCATCCAGCCCTCATGA
- a CDS encoding ATP12 family chaperone protein gives MSESKPKRFYTDVTLSEGEGGYLIALDGRIAKTAGRAPLGAPQKPLAEAIAAEWTAQDEVIDLATMPLTRLQGFALDGGAAGRTQWTDTVLSYLGSDLLCYRAPDAELAKRQADLWQPVLDRLGARWGERFTVTEGIMAVEQPDGLKRCAGERLSQLAAGELYAVKLLTEITGSAALAFALEGGEANAEEVFAAARLDETYQEEKWGVDEEAAARAANIRRDFDDVVRFLELSRA, from the coding sequence ATGAGTGAGAGTAAACCCAAACGGTTCTATACGGATGTTACCTTAAGCGAGGGCGAGGGGGGATATCTGATCGCCCTTGATGGCCGGATAGCGAAAACCGCCGGACGTGCTCCACTTGGCGCCCCACAAAAACCGCTGGCCGAGGCGATTGCGGCTGAATGGACAGCGCAGGATGAAGTGATCGATCTTGCGACCATGCCGCTGACCCGGCTTCAGGGCTTTGCGCTTGATGGCGGGGCGGCGGGCCGGACGCAATGGACGGACACGGTGCTTTCTTATCTGGGCTCGGATCTTCTTTGCTACCGCGCGCCGGATGCGGAGCTTGCCAAGCGTCAGGCCGATCTCTGGCAACCCGTGCTCGATCGGCTGGGCGCGCGTTGGGGCGAGCGCTTTACCGTGACCGAAGGGATCATGGCGGTCGAGCAGCCCGACGGGCTCAAACGCTGTGCCGGGGAGCGGTTGTCCCAGCTTGCCGCCGGGGAGCTTTACGCAGTCAAACTGCTGACCGAGATCACGGGCTCCGCCGCGCTGGCGTTCGCGCTTGAGGGCGGGGAGGCGAATGCCGAAGAGGTCTTTGCGGCGGCGCGTCTCGATGAGACGTATCAGGAAGAAAAATGGGGCGTCGATGAAGAAGCCGCCGCACGTGCCGCCAATATCCGCCGGGATTTTGATGACGTGGTGCGGTTTCTGGAATTGAGCCGCGCCTAA
- a CDS encoding shikimate kinase, with the protein MIPSLTRPSSLRINRPIVLVGLMGVGKTTVGRRLASKLRVPFYDADEEIEKAANMRISEFFETYGEPAFRDGERKVIERLLSGPPHVLATGGGAFMNDETRALVKEKAISVWLRADLDLLVKRTALRNTRPLLQNGDPREILENLLKERAPTYAKADLAVDSMEGPHNRTVDRILKKLAVFQRRGSNK; encoded by the coding sequence ATGATTCCTTCACTTACCCGTCCCTCCTCCTTGCGGATTAACCGGCCTATCGTCCTCGTTGGACTGATGGGGGTCGGCAAGACGACCGTCGGCCGGCGGCTGGCCTCGAAACTGCGCGTGCCCTTCTATGATGCAGATGAGGAAATCGAGAAGGCCGCCAATATGCGGATCTCGGAATTCTTCGAGACCTATGGCGAGCCCGCCTTCCGCGATGGCGAGCGGAAAGTCATTGAGCGGCTCCTCTCCGGCCCGCCTCATGTGCTCGCCACCGGCGGCGGCGCCTTCATGAATGACGAGACCCGCGCGCTGGTGAAGGAGAAGGCGATCTCCGTCTGGCTGCGCGCCGATCTCGACCTTCTCGTCAAACGTACGGCGTTGAGGAACACCCGGCCGCTTCTGCAGAACGGGGATCCGCGTGAGATCCTCGAAAATCTCCTCAAAGAGCGCGCGCCGACCTATGCAAAGGCCGATCTGGCCGTCGACAGTATGGAAGGGCCGCATAACCGGACGGTCGACCGTATCCTGAAGAAACTGGCCGTCTTCCAGCGGCGGGGATCGAACAAATGA
- a CDS encoding RluA family pseudouridine synthase, with product MSGVQNITVKEADSGQRLDRWFKQHFPALGHGQLQKLLRKGQVRVDGGRAKADRRVEAGEVIRIPPLEEKAARPPKAKSAPDAEDKAFVRSLVLFEDRDILVLNKPFGLAVQGGAKTTRHIDGMLGAFGEGEDRPRLVHRLDRDTGGVLVLAKSRKSAAFLMEAFQKHRVLKTYWALTSGVPQPDKGRIDMALEKSGAEGREKMRGTKDGKKALTDYQVVETAGQKAAFVALRPHTGRTHQIRVHLSALNTPIVGDRKYGGEHAVMEGLAHKMHLFCREMIVPRPGGRPVTLTAPLTGHMDETWKLFSFEQPEALEWPDE from the coding sequence TTGAGCGGCGTACAGAACATCACGGTGAAGGAAGCCGATTCGGGCCAGCGCCTTGATCGCTGGTTCAAGCAGCATTTCCCCGCGCTCGGCCATGGCCAGCTGCAAAAGCTCCTGCGCAAGGGGCAGGTGCGTGTCGATGGGGGCCGAGCGAAGGCTGACCGACGGGTTGAGGCGGGCGAGGTGATCCGCATTCCGCCGCTCGAGGAAAAAGCCGCGCGGCCACCCAAAGCCAAATCCGCACCAGATGCCGAGGACAAGGCCTTTGTCCGCTCGCTGGTCCTGTTTGAAGACCGGGACATCCTTGTCCTGAACAAACCCTTCGGGCTGGCCGTGCAGGGCGGGGCGAAGACGACCCGGCATATCGACGGCATGCTCGGCGCCTTTGGTGAGGGCGAGGACCGGCCGCGGCTCGTCCACCGGCTCGACCGTGATACGGGCGGGGTGCTGGTGCTCGCCAAATCGCGCAAATCGGCGGCCTTCCTGATGGAGGCATTTCAGAAACACCGTGTCCTCAAGACCTATTGGGCGCTGACAAGCGGTGTGCCGCAGCCTGACAAAGGCCGGATCGATATGGCGCTTGAGAAAAGCGGCGCCGAGGGCCGCGAGAAAATGCGCGGCACGAAAGACGGCAAAAAGGCGCTGACGGATTATCAGGTGGTCGAGACGGCGGGACAGAAGGCAGCCTTTGTCGCCCTTCGCCCCCATACCGGGCGGACCCACCAGATCCGGGTGCATCTCTCCGCGCTCAACACGCCGATTGTCGGTGACCGGAAATATGGCGGCGAGCATGCCGTGATGGAGGGGCTTGCCCACAAGATGCATCTTTTCTGCCGGGAGATGATCGTGCCGCGTCCGGGCGGACGCCCCGTCACGCTGACCGCGCCGCTGACCGGGCATATGGATGAGACGTGGAAGCTTTTCTCCTTTGAGCAGCCCGAAGCTTTGGAATGGCCCGATGAGTGA
- a CDS encoding 2OG-Fe(II) oxygenase family protein, protein MFAPREDWEEQKARFAVDDRLRLPGALPEALAEDIHGLLSHASFATMLARNGQGVALGEGDISSMTPEQRTQLIRDVYKDAGHGSGFLYDGHQLAGSSDPAMQGILARINAPETLERVRELTGITDITHADGQATRYRGGHFLTRHKDDPGGQQRRIAYVLSLTKNWHPDWGGLLQFFENDGRPRDAWAPGWNILSMFNVRHIHSVTYVTPFAGADRLSVTGWFRAGEPS, encoded by the coding sequence ATGTTTGCACCACGAGAAGACTGGGAAGAGCAGAAAGCCCGCTTTGCGGTCGATGACCGCCTGCGCCTGCCGGGCGCCCTGCCCGAAGCGCTGGCCGAAGACATCCACGGTCTGCTCAGCCATGCGAGCTTTGCCACAATGCTGGCCCGGAATGGTCAGGGTGTTGCCCTCGGCGAGGGCGATATCTCCAGCATGACGCCGGAGCAGCGAACGCAATTGATCAGGGATGTCTACAAAGATGCCGGGCATGGCTCGGGCTTTTTATATGATGGCCACCAGCTCGCCGGTTCATCGGACCCCGCGATGCAGGGCATCCTTGCACGGATCAATGCGCCCGAAACGCTGGAGCGGGTGCGCGAGCTGACAGGCATCACCGACATCACACATGCCGATGGGCAGGCGACGCGCTATCGCGGCGGGCATTTTCTGACCCGGCACAAGGATGACCCCGGCGGCCAGCAGCGCCGGATTGCCTATGTCCTCAGTCTCACGAAAAACTGGCATCCTGACTGGGGCGGGCTTCTGCAGTTCTTTGAGAATGATGGCCGCCCGCGAGATGCCTGGGCGCCGGGCTGGAATATTTTGTCGATGTTCAATGTCCGGCATATCCATTCAGTGACCTATGTGACGCCCTTTGCAGGAGCCGACAGGCTGTCCGTGACCGGATGGTTTCGCGCAGGAGAGCCTTCGTGA
- a CDS encoding replicative DNA helicase — MPDGSALTPPQEEKIPYSIEAEQAVLGAILFDNEVFYRVSSFLKPEHFYDPVHAMLYEAIDKLILKGKLASPVMLNTYLGDEPAFKDVGGEQYLTTLARSVPSTVGAADYARVVFDLATSRGLIRLGTDMIEKARAADIDEDPQAQLASAEAELYALAETGRYGSGFEKFENALKVAIELTNAAYQRGGGLAGVSSGFRDLDQKMGGLHPSDLIILAGRPSMGKTALATNIAVNAARAYVPETLPDGTIKAKEGAIVGMFSLEMSAEQLAGRILSEFSGVPSERIRRGDIDQADFERIYDAARELNDLPLHIDDTGGLSIGQVAARARRLKRQHGLGLLVIDYLQLLSGSKKAGENRVQELTEITTGMKALAKELNVPILALSQLSRQVEAREDKRPQLSDLRESGSIEQDADVVMFVYREEYYLGRQEPKENTPEHIEWQEQISQVMGQGEVILGKQRHGPIGSVKLAFDAKRTRFGDLAQEDHYPDPGM, encoded by the coding sequence ATGCCCGATGGAAGCGCCCTCACCCCGCCGCAGGAAGAGAAGATCCCCTACTCGATCGAGGCCGAACAGGCCGTGCTCGGGGCGATCCTCTTTGACAATGAAGTCTTCTACCGGGTCTCCAGCTTCCTCAAGCCCGAGCATTTCTACGACCCCGTCCACGCCATGCTCTATGAGGCGATCGACAAGCTGATCCTCAAGGGGAAGCTCGCCTCACCGGTCATGCTCAACACCTATCTGGGCGATGAGCCGGCCTTCAAGGATGTCGGCGGCGAGCAATATCTGACGACGCTGGCCCGCTCGGTCCCCTCGACCGTGGGCGCGGCCGATTATGCCCGTGTCGTCTTCGATCTTGCGACCTCGCGCGGGCTCATCCGTCTGGGCACGGACATGATCGAGAAGGCCCGCGCCGCCGATATTGACGAGGATCCGCAAGCCCAGCTCGCCAGCGCCGAGGCCGAGCTTTACGCCCTTGCCGAGACCGGCCGTTATGGCTCGGGCTTTGAGAAATTCGAGAATGCGCTGAAAGTCGCGATCGAGCTGACCAATGCCGCCTATCAGCGGGGCGGCGGCCTTGCCGGGGTGTCATCGGGCTTTCGCGATCTCGACCAGAAAATGGGTGGCCTTCACCCCTCCGACCTCATCATCCTCGCCGGGCGTCCCTCCATGGGGAAGACAGCGCTTGCCACCAATATCGCGGTGAACGCTGCCCGCGCCTATGTGCCGGAGACGCTGCCTGACGGCACGATCAAGGCAAAGGAAGGCGCGATTGTCGGCATGTTCTCGCTCGAGATGTCAGCCGAGCAGCTCGCCGGCCGGATCCTGTCGGAATTCTCTGGCGTGCCCTCCGAGCGTATCCGCCGGGGCGATATCGATCAGGCCGATTTCGAGCGCATTTATGACGCCGCGCGGGAGCTCAATGATCTGCCGCTGCATATTGACGATACGGGCGGCCTTTCCATCGGGCAGGTCGCCGCCCGTGCCCGGCGCCTCAAGCGCCAGCACGGCCTTGGCCTTCTTGTCATCGACTACCTCCAGCTTCTCTCGGGCTCCAAAAAGGCCGGCGAGAACCGGGTGCAGGAGCTGACCGAGATCACGACCGGCATGAAGGCGCTGGCCAAGGAACTGAACGTGCCGATCCTCGCCCTCTCCCAGCTGTCGCGGCAGGTTGAGGCCCGAGAGGACAAGCGCCCCCAGCTCTCCGACCTGAGGGAATCGGGCTCGATCGAGCAGGACGCCGACGTCGTGATGTTCGTCTATCGCGAGGAATACTACCTTGGCCGTCAGGAGCCCAAGGAGAACACGCCCGAGCATATCGAATGGCAGGAGCAGATCAGCCAGGTCATGGGTCAGGGCGAGGTCATCCTCGGCAAGCAGCGTCACGGTCCCATCGGCTCGGTTAAGCTGGCCTTCGACGCCAAGCGCACCCGCTTTGGCGACCTTGCGCAGGAAGACCACTATCCCGATCCGGGCATGTAG